The Verrucomicrobium spinosum DSM 4136 = JCM 18804 genome includes a region encoding these proteins:
- a CDS encoding PVC-type heme-binding CxxCH protein, whose product MKSFILLTLCAVLPCSMLAAAEAPLRVFIRAGQKSHGPGAHDYPQFLKDWVPLLKERGIQADGALAFPTKEQLDKTDVLILHSQEAGNIKIGEERKNLLEFLKRGGGLVTLHAGAVSQDTDWFKGIIGGSWRQGTTKWLEGPMHLYFTDRENPITKDCSNFAMDDEIYYDMDILPEARILAGAYTPKPAGARNAQAAKRAEEITGGGKKVSIYDIQPQMWTYETTAPEGSTAYRSFVSIPGHLYINFNRPNYRAILLRGIAWAGKRQNADEFCKPEELGDGLRYVEGGPTRPDKAAALIEVHPEFEISLVAAEPLINKAMNIDWDEKGRLWVCETPEYPNGRRVPNTDAWKESGSISKEGYDQREPRDVISILSDTNGDGVMDKKKIFADKLELATSFCFYKTGVIVSAAPDIWSFEDTDGDDVADKRTKLYTGLGNGDTHAVMNNLRWGLDGWVYATHGYSAGDVTSLGVKSPKPPVRIASGVVRFKPDGSEIEMYSSRGGNTWGLDITWDGQVFWTQPTSGTVFFHTVLPEYVLAKGKVPGTNSWKGMITGQKTHPLMSWPEQAYVQIDQVGAFTAAAGCAVYEGGAWPEKWNYSYFTTEPTLNIVHHEFVKPDGVSYTVEKEKGREETEFIRSKDLWFRPIENRVGPDGALYVVDFYNQAVIHNDTRGPLHGPANAAVRPDRDHYFGRIWKVQHKQAKKLDVPVLDPKNLKSLATVLDTSPNAKVKQNAWRLISETTPAGAEAKALENVATVPQMGSKVLRHYEQLLAQQSDTKAICDKGIADFLAASDDWTRSAMIAALSTYPVAAIADALQHPRAAELTVLVEPLVAKSLTGDEVNVVLNGKNVTLTPSQNAAQLLSACADAPSTSDTIKIVVLRSIGSASDLKVNLTPELAATLKKLISQPTLASSTLPLVVKWDQASTLANDVKALITQFSTQLADKAQSVESRINAAKALIGVGGEGQKSVVPVLTASDSPAPLLSAIIEALGNSGEVSALVSTFSSLQGAVRTQAFDQILQRPDATLAFLGSVKDGKITVTDLGPGNVARLRTHPNKAVAKQAAALLDTLSPQTKQKNEAIAALTPEVLKPGNVANGKLMFTAACAICHKLGDVGTRDVGPPLTGMGAHGPAELLVHIVDPNREVDPSFWQWNITTNKGETLVGVITSENAASVTLRSQTGDVEIPKANIANRENTRRSLMPEGFEALGPEVMRDLLAFICGGSDAKFRIVDLAKTYTADTRRGLFNSEEATRDTVFLSKFGNVTVDGIPFYIMDPAKSSTGMNVVTLKGGGDKTFAYTFPQKVEAPVGVTAKKLHLLSGIAGWGFPATKDERPALKLTVTYADGQTEVHEMKNGVEFADYNREIDVPKSAFAEGVVSRGQLRLISLDIAKSSVISKVELESYNNGVTPVIVAITADVEGKAGAKLDAAPRQPAATAAPAPAPAKKPEDEMPAPIPIQWEDGKIKVLIVAGGSSHDFKKWFEEYDSQFLKSAGFSVNYTENSPQATAEIKNADVVISSTNRTFFDTPAWRKALFDHVEAGKGVIMLHPGTWYGFPRWPEVNAKIVGGGSRGHDKIHPFDVNTLKKDHPVMAGVPASFKVEDELYYMNAEGVPEGTAPIEVLAETSPSDKYKKPHPAVWVTQNDKARIVGITLGHDGRTHELEGYQKILINAVKWTKK is encoded by the coding sequence ATGAAATCATTTATCCTCCTCACCCTCTGCGCCGTGCTGCCCTGCAGCATGCTCGCCGCGGCGGAAGCCCCGTTGCGGGTCTTCATCCGGGCGGGACAGAAATCCCACGGCCCGGGGGCCCATGACTATCCCCAGTTCTTGAAAGACTGGGTGCCGTTGCTCAAGGAGCGCGGCATTCAGGCCGATGGAGCCTTGGCCTTCCCGACGAAAGAACAGCTCGATAAGACCGACGTGCTGATCCTCCACTCCCAGGAGGCCGGTAACATCAAGATCGGTGAAGAACGCAAGAACCTCCTGGAATTCCTCAAGCGCGGCGGCGGTCTGGTGACCCTGCACGCTGGGGCAGTCTCGCAGGATACGGACTGGTTCAAGGGCATCATCGGAGGCTCTTGGCGTCAGGGCACCACGAAGTGGCTGGAGGGGCCCATGCACCTCTACTTCACAGATCGCGAGAACCCCATCACGAAAGACTGCTCCAACTTCGCGATGGACGATGAGATCTACTATGACATGGACATCCTCCCGGAGGCTCGCATCCTTGCCGGCGCTTACACTCCCAAACCGGCTGGTGCCCGCAATGCCCAGGCCGCGAAGCGGGCCGAGGAGATAACGGGTGGCGGGAAAAAGGTTTCCATCTACGACATCCAGCCGCAGATGTGGACCTATGAGACCACGGCTCCGGAAGGCAGCACCGCCTACCGCTCCTTCGTGAGCATTCCTGGGCACCTCTACATCAACTTCAACCGTCCCAACTACCGCGCCATCCTGCTGCGTGGCATCGCCTGGGCCGGAAAGAGGCAGAATGCGGATGAGTTCTGCAAGCCCGAGGAACTGGGCGACGGCCTCCGCTATGTGGAAGGCGGCCCCACCCGGCCTGACAAGGCCGCAGCCCTCATCGAGGTGCATCCGGAGTTCGAAATCTCCCTGGTCGCCGCTGAGCCGCTCATCAACAAGGCGATGAACATCGACTGGGATGAGAAAGGCCGCCTCTGGGTCTGCGAGACGCCCGAGTATCCCAATGGTCGCCGCGTGCCCAACACCGATGCCTGGAAGGAGTCCGGCTCCATCTCCAAAGAAGGTTACGACCAACGCGAGCCCCGCGACGTGATCTCCATCCTCTCCGACACCAATGGCGACGGCGTGATGGACAAGAAGAAGATCTTTGCCGACAAGCTCGAGCTGGCCACCAGCTTCTGCTTTTACAAGACAGGCGTCATTGTCTCTGCCGCACCGGACATCTGGTCCTTTGAAGACACCGATGGCGATGATGTGGCCGACAAGCGCACCAAGCTCTACACCGGGCTCGGCAACGGCGACACCCATGCCGTGATGAACAACCTCCGCTGGGGGCTCGATGGCTGGGTCTATGCCACTCATGGCTACTCAGCCGGCGATGTCACCTCTCTGGGTGTCAAGTCCCCCAAACCTCCCGTGCGCATCGCCTCCGGTGTCGTGCGTTTCAAGCCAGACGGCTCTGAGATTGAGATGTACTCGTCCCGCGGTGGCAACACCTGGGGGCTGGATATCACCTGGGATGGCCAGGTCTTCTGGACCCAGCCCACCAGCGGCACCGTCTTCTTCCACACCGTCCTGCCCGAGTACGTGCTCGCCAAGGGCAAGGTTCCTGGAACCAACTCCTGGAAAGGCATGATCACCGGACAGAAAACCCACCCGCTCATGAGCTGGCCGGAGCAGGCCTATGTGCAGATTGACCAGGTGGGTGCCTTCACCGCCGCCGCTGGCTGCGCCGTCTATGAAGGCGGGGCCTGGCCGGAGAAGTGGAACTACAGCTACTTCACCACTGAGCCCACCCTCAACATCGTGCACCATGAGTTCGTGAAGCCGGATGGCGTGAGCTACACCGTGGAGAAGGAAAAAGGCCGAGAAGAAACCGAGTTCATCCGCAGCAAGGACCTCTGGTTCCGCCCCATTGAGAACCGGGTGGGTCCCGATGGGGCCCTCTATGTCGTGGATTTCTACAACCAGGCCGTCATCCACAATGACACCCGCGGTCCCCTGCATGGACCGGCCAACGCCGCCGTGCGTCCTGATCGCGACCACTACTTTGGCCGCATCTGGAAGGTGCAGCACAAGCAGGCCAAGAAGCTGGACGTGCCGGTGCTCGATCCAAAAAACCTGAAGAGCTTGGCGACGGTCCTCGATACCAGCCCCAACGCCAAGGTGAAACAGAACGCCTGGCGTCTCATCTCCGAAACCACCCCGGCTGGTGCCGAGGCGAAGGCACTGGAAAACGTGGCCACCGTTCCCCAAATGGGCAGCAAGGTCCTGCGGCATTATGAACAACTCCTGGCTCAACAAAGTGACACCAAGGCCATCTGCGACAAAGGCATTGCCGACTTCCTTGCGGCCTCCGATGACTGGACCCGGTCTGCCATGATCGCGGCACTCTCCACGTACCCTGTGGCAGCCATCGCCGATGCCCTGCAACATCCCCGCGCCGCAGAGTTGACGGTTCTGGTGGAGCCACTCGTGGCCAAGTCACTGACGGGAGACGAAGTCAACGTGGTCTTGAATGGTAAGAACGTCACGCTCACGCCCTCGCAAAACGCCGCCCAACTCTTGAGTGCTTGTGCCGATGCTCCCTCGACCTCCGACACCATCAAGATCGTCGTGCTCCGCTCCATCGGCTCCGCCAGCGACCTCAAGGTCAACCTTACTCCTGAACTGGCCGCCACACTGAAGAAGCTGATCAGCCAGCCGACCCTCGCCTCCTCCACCCTTCCCCTCGTGGTGAAGTGGGACCAAGCCAGCACCCTGGCCAATGACGTGAAGGCCCTGATCACCCAGTTCTCCACCCAACTCGCCGACAAGGCCCAGTCCGTGGAGTCCCGCATCAATGCCGCCAAAGCGTTAATCGGTGTCGGTGGCGAAGGCCAGAAGTCCGTCGTCCCCGTGCTCACCGCCAGCGATAGTCCCGCACCCCTGCTCTCCGCCATCATTGAGGCTCTGGGCAACAGTGGAGAGGTGTCCGCCTTGGTGTCCACCTTCAGTTCCCTGCAAGGTGCCGTCCGTACACAGGCCTTTGACCAGATCCTGCAACGTCCGGACGCCACCCTCGCCTTCCTCGGGTCAGTGAAGGACGGCAAGATCACCGTGACCGACCTCGGCCCCGGCAATGTTGCCCGTCTGCGCACCCACCCGAACAAGGCTGTGGCCAAGCAGGCTGCTGCGCTGTTGGACACCCTGAGCCCACAGACCAAGCAGAAGAATGAGGCCATCGCCGCCCTCACCCCCGAGGTGTTGAAGCCTGGCAACGTGGCCAACGGCAAACTGATGTTCACCGCTGCCTGCGCCATCTGCCACAAGCTGGGTGATGTGGGGACGCGAGACGTCGGCCCCCCGCTCACCGGCATGGGCGCTCATGGTCCTGCCGAGCTACTCGTGCACATTGTGGACCCCAACCGTGAGGTGGACCCCAGCTTCTGGCAGTGGAACATCACCACCAACAAGGGCGAAACCCTGGTCGGCGTGATCACCAGTGAAAACGCCGCCAGCGTGACGCTGCGCAGCCAGACGGGCGATGTGGAGATCCCCAAGGCGAACATCGCCAACCGGGAAAACACCCGTCGCTCCCTCATGCCGGAAGGTTTTGAGGCGCTCGGACCGGAGGTCATGCGGGATCTTCTCGCCTTCATCTGCGGCGGCAGTGATGCCAAGTTCCGCATTGTGGACCTGGCCAAGACCTACACTGCCGACACACGTCGAGGTCTCTTCAACAGCGAGGAGGCCACCAGAGACACAGTGTTCCTTTCCAAGTTCGGCAATGTGACCGTGGACGGCATCCCCTTCTACATCATGGATCCCGCCAAGTCCTCCACCGGGATGAACGTCGTCACCCTCAAAGGTGGCGGTGACAAGACCTTCGCCTACACCTTCCCTCAGAAGGTCGAGGCACCGGTCGGCGTAACGGCCAAGAAGCTGCACCTCTTGAGCGGCATCGCCGGCTGGGGTTTCCCCGCCACCAAAGATGAGCGTCCGGCACTGAAACTGACCGTGACCTATGCAGATGGCCAGACCGAAGTTCATGAAATGAAGAACGGCGTGGAATTTGCCGACTACAATCGTGAAATCGATGTGCCCAAGTCCGCCTTTGCTGAAGGTGTGGTCTCCCGTGGTCAGCTTCGCTTGATCAGCCTGGATATCGCCAAATCGTCCGTGATCTCCAAGGTCGAGCTGGAAAGCTACAACAACGGGGTCACTCCTGTGATCGTGGCCATCACGGCCGATGTGGAAGGCAAGGCTGGCGCCAAGCTGGATGCCGCCCCGCGCCAGCCTGCCGCGACCGCTGCACCCGCTCCTGCTCCAGCCAAGAAGCCTGAGGACGAGATGCCAGCCCCCATCCCCATCCAGTGGGAGGACGGCAAGATCAAAGTCCTCATCGTCGCCGGCGGCTCCTCCCACGACTTCAAGAAGTGGTTCGAGGAGTATGACAGCCAGTTCCTCAAGTCCGCAGGCTTCTCCGTGAACTACACGGAGAACAGCCCCCAGGCCACGGCAGAGATCAAGAACGCGGATGTCGTGATCAGCAGCACCAACCGCACGTTCTTTGACACCCCTGCCTGGCGCAAGGCTCTCTTCGACCATGTGGAGGCGGGCAAAGGCGTGATCATGCTCCACCCCGGCACCTGGTATGGCTTCCCTCGCTGGCCAGAAGTGAACGCCAAGATCGTCGGTGGTGGCTCCCGTGGTCACGACAAGATTCACCCCTTCGACGTGAACACACTGAAGAAGGATCACCCCGTCATGGCGGGCGTGCCTGCCAGCTTTAAGGTGGAGGACGAGCTGTACTACATGAACGCGGAAGGCGTGCCGGAAGGAACCGCCCCCATCGAAGTCCTGGCGGAAACCTCCCCCAGCGACAAGTACAAGAAGCCTCACCCCGCGGTGTGGGTCACCCAAAACGACAAGGCCCGCATCGTCGGCATCACCTTGGGTCATGATGGCCGCACCCATGAACTGGAAGGTTATCAGAAGATCCTGATCAATGCCGTGAAGTGGACCAAGAAATAA
- a CDS encoding GxxExxY protein, which produces MDASSFPDIEIATPFKNEGYALVGAAFEVHRTIGGGLLEEVYQECLEMELAARGIPFVAKQALSIYYKGQQLRKCYIPDLCVYGGVVVELKAVGEFLPEHVAQLMNYMRLARKPVGYLLNFAPLDKLRWQRFIL; this is translated from the coding sequence ATGGATGCCAGCAGTTTTCCGGATATCGAGATCGCTACGCCCTTCAAAAACGAGGGCTATGCTCTTGTAGGCGCTGCGTTCGAGGTTCATCGCACGATTGGCGGTGGATTGCTGGAAGAAGTCTACCAAGAGTGCCTGGAGATGGAGCTCGCAGCACGGGGTATTCCGTTTGTGGCAAAGCAAGCGCTCTCCATCTACTACAAAGGTCAGCAGCTCCGCAAATGCTACATCCCAGACCTCTGTGTGTACGGCGGAGTGGTCGTGGAATTGAAAGCCGTTGGCGAATTTCTCCCTGAACACGTGGCTCAGCTCATGAACTACATGCGGCTTGCACGTAAACCGGTGGGTTACCTCCTCAACTTTGCTCCGCTCGACAAGCTTAGATGGCAGCGGTTCATCCTGTAG
- a CDS encoding phosphoenolpyruvate hydrolase family protein has translation MPNPWTGIGNPYTRQEVVDRFNATLKRGEPLIVAGAGTGISAKFIERGGADMIIIYNSGRFRMMGHGSTCGLMAYGDANEIAMEIGEYEVLPVVNEIPVVCGVHASDPRRRMWHWLGKVKDMGFSGVNNFPTHTIVDGHFRQVLEETGMSVKKEFEMIGLARRMDLFSIVYVATPEEAVEMAKQGADCIIAHVGTTVGGSIGVTNAVVSWDHTVARTQEIIDAASQVRKDIFFLTHGGPINTPKDVEYILGKTSAHGFVGASSLERMGVEESLTNLTKEFKKVPFKQ, from the coding sequence ATGCCCAATCCCTGGACCGGAATCGGAAATCCCTACACCCGCCAAGAAGTCGTTGACCGCTTCAATGCCACACTGAAGCGCGGCGAGCCTCTTATCGTCGCCGGTGCCGGCACCGGGATCAGCGCCAAGTTCATCGAACGTGGCGGGGCGGACATGATCATCATCTACAACAGCGGCCGCTTCCGCATGATGGGTCACGGCTCCACCTGCGGACTCATGGCCTATGGTGATGCCAACGAGATCGCCATGGAAATCGGCGAGTACGAAGTACTCCCCGTGGTGAATGAGATCCCCGTGGTCTGCGGCGTGCACGCCAGCGATCCCCGCCGCCGCATGTGGCACTGGCTGGGCAAGGTGAAGGACATGGGCTTCTCCGGCGTGAACAACTTCCCCACCCACACGATCGTGGACGGCCACTTCCGCCAGGTGCTGGAAGAGACGGGCATGAGCGTGAAGAAAGAGTTTGAGATGATCGGTCTCGCCCGTCGCATGGACCTCTTCAGCATCGTGTATGTGGCCACCCCGGAGGAAGCCGTGGAGATGGCCAAACAGGGAGCCGATTGCATCATCGCCCACGTCGGCACCACAGTCGGCGGCAGCATCGGCGTCACCAATGCGGTCGTCTCCTGGGACCACACCGTGGCCCGCACCCAGGAGATCATCGACGCCGCAAGCCAGGTGCGGAAGGACATCTTCTTCCTGACCCACGGCGGCCCCATCAACACACCCAAGGACGTGGAGTACATCCTCGGCAAAACCTCCGCCCACGGCTTCGTCGGTGCCAGCAGCCTGGAGCGCATGGGCGTGGAAGAAAGCCTGACGAACCTGACCAAGGAGTTCAAGAAGGTGCCGTTCAAGCAGTAG
- a CDS encoding AraC family transcriptional regulator, giving the protein MSKTHQDLSETHILGEETTQKVVRVDGRDRREWLAKAPACSALAQHRIAHLGICEAQAPYNIVRMKQSGTYFMACYGGEGRILVDGRWQRCRAGMACLLPPHLLNAFHAVPSKPWNFVWVRYQAVPEQRPLVSASSPVLAKFDPEPLRLAMLGLHAECVRSLADSSGDKVPSSAPPTPAPVAMHHWVELVQTYVLRFAQPWQMDDRLSRLWEKIAHRLGEPWTLSQLAHEVHMSEEHLRRLTTQQLGRSPMRQLTYLRMRHAAELLSSTEDKIESIALAVGYHNAFVFSTTFKKWTGWRPSEHRARTHRA; this is encoded by the coding sequence ATGAGCAAGACGCACCAAGACCTATCCGAAACCCACATCCTGGGGGAAGAAACCACTCAAAAAGTGGTACGGGTGGACGGGCGAGACCGACGGGAATGGCTGGCGAAAGCCCCTGCCTGTAGCGCTCTGGCCCAGCACCGGATCGCCCATCTCGGGATCTGTGAAGCCCAGGCTCCCTACAACATTGTGCGCATGAAGCAGAGCGGTACCTACTTCATGGCCTGCTATGGTGGGGAGGGGCGGATCCTCGTGGACGGACGCTGGCAGAGATGCCGGGCGGGTATGGCCTGCCTGCTGCCGCCTCATTTGCTCAATGCCTTCCATGCCGTCCCCAGCAAGCCCTGGAACTTCGTCTGGGTGCGCTACCAGGCGGTACCGGAGCAGCGCCCTCTGGTTTCAGCCAGTTCACCGGTGCTGGCCAAGTTTGACCCCGAGCCCTTGCGTCTGGCCATGCTGGGTCTGCATGCGGAGTGTGTCCGTTCACTGGCAGATTCTTCTGGAGACAAAGTGCCTTCCTCCGCCCCACCCACTCCCGCGCCTGTGGCCATGCACCACTGGGTGGAACTGGTGCAGACCTACGTGCTGAGGTTCGCCCAACCCTGGCAGATGGATGACCGGCTCTCCCGTCTGTGGGAGAAGATCGCTCATCGGCTGGGTGAGCCATGGACTCTGAGCCAGCTGGCTCACGAGGTGCATATGAGCGAGGAGCATCTGCGGAGACTCACCACGCAGCAGCTTGGTCGGTCGCCCATGCGCCAGCTGACCTACCTGCGTATGCGGCACGCGGCGGAACTGTTGTCCAGCACGGAGGACAAGATTGAGTCGATCGCCCTTGCGGTGGGCTATCACAATGCGTTTGTGTTTTCCACCACCTTCAAGAAATGGACGGGGTGGCGGCCCAGCGAGCATCGGGCCCGTACTCACCGTGCGTAG
- a CDS encoding FAD-dependent oxidoreductase yields the protein MTFQRSLLTLTLTALCGVPLAAQAEKEKPKAKTKGEAKAEPKTETYDIVVYGGTSGGITAGIQAVRMGKTVVIIEPTKFLGGLTTGGLGATDIGNKKAIGGMSREFYHRVWQHYQRDQSWVQQKREEYVAKRHGGNTPNEETMWTFEPHVATKIYDEMIAETKVPVVYGERLDLKNGVKKEGTRITEIVMESGRTFAGKMFIDATYEGDLFAKAGVSYHVGREANAKYDEKLNGVQTGHARSHQFIKNVDPYVVPGDPKSGVLPGVQTDGPGEEFAGDHRVQAYNFRMCTTDVPENRLAWPKPANYDEKNYELALRNVEAGDGRFSWNPVWMPNRKTDTNNNFAISTDNIGMNYDYPDGDYATRDRIIQQHRDYQLGLMWTYANHPRVPEKIREHFTKLGLAKDEFADSGHFPRQLYVREARRMVSDYVMTEKNCRRLEIVPDSVGMGAYNMDSHHVQRYITKEGFVRNEGDVQVGSRPYPISYRSIVPKASECTNVLVPVCLSSSHIAFGSIRMEPVFMVLGQSAATAASLAIDAKVDLQRLDYAALRAKLDADQQVLDFESPAKPMVESLDKAKLGGVVVDDADAVLTGFESHGTSASPFIGAGYAHDGNVEKGHQKAVFRTQLKEAGQYEVRLAYQALANRASNVPVTIRSAEGVKTVKVNQKEKAPIDGVLYALGSFKFEGGQDAVVEVSNEGTDGHVIVDAVQWIKK from the coding sequence ATGACGTTCCAACGTTCCCTCCTCACACTTACCCTAACGGCGCTTTGCGGCGTGCCTCTGGCGGCGCAGGCCGAAAAGGAAAAGCCCAAGGCAAAAACCAAGGGCGAAGCGAAAGCTGAACCCAAGACCGAGACCTACGATATCGTCGTCTATGGCGGTACCTCCGGCGGTATCACGGCTGGCATCCAGGCGGTCCGCATGGGGAAGACTGTGGTGATCATCGAGCCAACCAAGTTCCTTGGCGGCCTGACGACGGGCGGCTTGGGGGCCACAGACATCGGGAACAAGAAGGCCATTGGCGGCATGTCCCGGGAGTTCTACCACCGCGTGTGGCAACACTACCAGCGTGACCAGTCCTGGGTGCAGCAGAAGCGGGAAGAATATGTGGCGAAGCGTCACGGCGGAAACACGCCCAATGAGGAAACGATGTGGACCTTCGAGCCGCATGTAGCGACCAAGATCTATGACGAGATGATTGCCGAGACCAAGGTGCCGGTGGTGTATGGGGAGCGCCTGGACCTCAAGAACGGAGTCAAGAAGGAGGGAACCCGTATCACGGAGATCGTGATGGAGTCGGGCCGCACCTTCGCTGGCAAGATGTTCATTGATGCCACCTATGAGGGCGACCTCTTTGCGAAGGCGGGTGTGTCCTATCATGTGGGGCGGGAGGCCAACGCCAAGTACGATGAAAAGCTCAACGGGGTGCAGACTGGCCACGCCCGCAGCCACCAGTTCATCAAGAACGTGGACCCCTATGTGGTGCCCGGCGATCCGAAGAGCGGGGTGCTGCCCGGTGTGCAGACGGATGGACCGGGGGAGGAGTTTGCCGGTGACCATCGGGTTCAGGCCTACAACTTCCGCATGTGCACCACGGATGTGCCGGAGAACCGTCTGGCCTGGCCCAAACCGGCCAACTATGATGAGAAGAATTATGAGCTGGCGCTACGCAACGTAGAGGCCGGCGACGGGCGTTTTTCGTGGAATCCGGTCTGGATGCCCAACCGCAAGACGGACACGAACAACAACTTCGCCATCAGCACGGACAACATCGGGATGAACTACGACTATCCAGATGGTGACTACGCCACCCGGGATCGCATCATCCAACAACACCGCGACTATCAACTGGGCCTCATGTGGACCTACGCCAACCACCCACGGGTACCGGAGAAGATTCGTGAGCACTTCACCAAACTGGGGCTGGCCAAAGATGAGTTTGCCGACAGCGGTCACTTCCCGCGCCAGCTCTATGTACGTGAGGCCCGCCGCATGGTGTCCGACTATGTGATGACGGAGAAGAACTGCCGCCGTCTTGAGATCGTGCCGGACTCCGTGGGCATGGGGGCTTACAATATGGATTCCCACCATGTGCAGCGCTACATCACGAAGGAAGGTTTCGTGCGCAACGAAGGCGACGTGCAGGTGGGCAGCCGCCCCTATCCCATCAGCTACCGGTCCATCGTGCCCAAGGCGTCCGAGTGCACGAACGTGCTGGTGCCGGTGTGCTTGAGTTCTTCGCACATTGCCTTTGGGTCCATCCGCATGGAGCCGGTGTTCATGGTGCTGGGGCAGAGTGCGGCCACGGCTGCCTCCCTGGCTATCGACGCCAAGGTGGATCTCCAGAGGCTGGACTATGCTGCCCTCAGGGCAAAATTGGATGCTGACCAGCAGGTGCTGGACTTCGAATCGCCGGCCAAGCCGATGGTGGAGTCTCTCGACAAGGCCAAGCTCGGCGGTGTGGTGGTGGATGATGCTGACGCAGTGCTGACGGGCTTCGAATCTCATGGCACCAGCGCTTCGCCGTTCATTGGCGCTGGCTATGCTCACGATGGCAATGTCGAGAAAGGTCACCAGAAAGCAGTGTTCCGCACCCAGCTTAAGGAGGCGGGCCAGTATGAAGTACGCCTCGCTTACCAGGCCCTGGCAAACCGCGCCAGCAATGTCCCGGTTACCATCCGCAGCGCGGAAGGTGTCAAGACGGTGAAGGTGAATCAGAAAGAGAAGGCTCCCATCGATGGCGTGCTCTACGCTCTAGGCAGCTTCAAGTTTGAAGGGGGGCAGGATGCCGTCGTGGAAGTGTCCAATGAAGGCACGGATGGCCACGTGATCGTGGACGCTGTGCAATGGATCAAGAAATGA
- a CDS encoding GTP-binding protein — MQSTCISVPQSNAKLPVTVLSGFLGAGKTTLLNHILRNREGKKVAVIVNDMSEVNMDGLLVKQSDVAFARAEEKLVELSNGCICCTLREDLLIEVGRLAREGRFDHLVIESSGVSEPMPVAETFSFADESGRKLSDVAQLDTMVTVVDGCNFLSDFRSTEDLRERGQAIGEGDERSVVDLLVDQVEFANVILINKSDAMDADSRVAVRAIVKALNPKAQVYETARSEVPLEAVLGTGLFSESEAEASGGWMDSLVGHTPETEEYGIASFVYRARRPFDPQRFEKWSQETWPGVLRAKGLVWLADEMEKACFLQQAGVMRQTEDIGYWWAAVDKAAWPTDPSERKELQENWREPWGDRRQEIVVIGRKMDEAALRREFDSCLATGY; from the coding sequence ATGCAATCTACATGCATTAGTGTTCCTCAGTCCAATGCAAAACTCCCTGTCACTGTTCTCTCGGGCTTCCTGGGGGCAGGAAAAACCACGCTGCTGAATCACATCCTCCGTAATCGGGAGGGGAAGAAGGTGGCAGTGATCGTGAACGACATGTCCGAGGTGAACATGGATGGCCTGCTGGTGAAGCAGTCGGATGTTGCCTTTGCTCGGGCAGAGGAGAAGCTGGTGGAACTGTCGAACGGATGTATCTGCTGCACCCTACGGGAGGATCTCCTCATTGAAGTCGGGCGATTGGCGAGAGAGGGGCGGTTTGACCACTTGGTGATCGAGAGTTCCGGCGTTTCTGAACCCATGCCTGTCGCGGAGACCTTTTCATTTGCGGATGAGTCAGGGCGCAAGCTATCAGATGTTGCTCAACTCGACACGATGGTGACCGTGGTGGACGGGTGCAATTTCTTGAGTGACTTCCGCTCTACCGAGGACTTGAGAGAGCGGGGCCAAGCGATCGGAGAGGGGGATGAGAGGTCCGTGGTGGATCTCTTGGTGGACCAGGTCGAATTTGCCAACGTCATCTTGATCAACAAATCTGATGCCATGGATGCAGATTCCCGGGTGGCGGTGCGAGCGATTGTGAAAGCGCTCAATCCCAAGGCCCAAGTCTATGAAACGGCGCGGTCGGAGGTGCCCCTTGAAGCGGTGTTGGGCACGGGCCTCTTCTCCGAAAGTGAGGCTGAAGCCAGTGGCGGATGGATGGACAGTTTGGTCGGGCACACCCCGGAGACTGAGGAGTACGGCATCGCCAGCTTCGTGTACCGCGCCCGGCGGCCTTTTGACCCGCAACGCTTTGAAAAATGGAGCCAGGAAACCTGGCCGGGGGTGCTGAGGGCCAAAGGGTTGGTCTGGCTAGCCGACGAAATGGAAAAGGCCTGCTTCCTCCAGCAAGCTGGCGTCATGCGGCAGACGGAAGACATCGGATATTGGTGGGCCGCCGTGGATAAAGCGGCCTGGCCAACCGATCCTTCAGAGCGGAAGGAACTGCAGGAAAACTGGCGGGAGCCCTGGGGGGATCGGCGTCAGGAAATCGTGGTGATCGGTCGGAAGATGGACGAGGCCGCCCTCCGACGCGAGTTCGACTCCTGTCTTGCCACCGGATACTGA